From one Xyrauchen texanus isolate HMW12.3.18 chromosome 17, RBS_HiC_50CHRs, whole genome shotgun sequence genomic stretch:
- the LOC127657794 gene encoding neurexophilin-1-like: MDKPKTTTKHPCADSDSSARSSPEVRDADRTPAPLSDKLRPCPEQELWDWVPNLTETNPSAQQSRKRLMVKSGKVKKMFGWGDFQCKVKMTSFNLFIKGKIVDHGNGTFSVYFQYNTTGGGNVSVGLVPPSKVVEFDEKMQQTVLHSVESRMFNCKVEHEKVEKSTQNNHCWYDLLQSCDQDQTHSHVSWLCSKPFKVICVYIYFYSLDYKLVQKVCPDYNYHSESPYFPSG, translated from the coding sequence ATGGACAAACCAAAGACAACAACGAAGCATCCTTGTGCTGACTCTGACTCATCGGCCAGGTCAAGTCCCGAAGTCCGTGATGCTGATCGGACCCCGGCCCCCCTGTCTGACAAACTCCGCCCATGTCCCGAGCAGGAGCTCTGGGACTGGGTGCCAAACTTGACGGAGACAAACCCATCCgcccaacaatccaggaaaagGCTGATGGTGAAAAGTGGAAAAGTGAAGAAAATGTTTGGCTGGGGGGATTTCCAGTGCAAAGTGAAGATGACAAGCTTTAACTTGTTCATCAAAGGGAAGATCGTTGATCACGGCAATGGAACTTTCAGCGTTTATTTCCAGTACAACACCACCGGAGGGGGTAATGTCTCCGTAGGGCTAGTTCCTCCATCCAAAGTGGTGGAATTTGATGAGAAGATGCAACAAACTGTTCTGCACTCGGTGGAGTCCAGGATGTTTAACTGCAAGGTGGAGCATGAGAAGGTGGAAAAAAGTACGCAAAACAATCACTGCTGGTACGATTTGTTACAAAGCTGCGATCAGGATCAAACCCATAGTCATGTGTCGTGGCTGTGCTCCAAACCTTTCAAAGTCATCTGTGTCTATATATACTTTTACAGCCTGGACTACAAACTGGTCCAGAAAGTCTGTCCAGACTACAACTACCACAGTGAATCTCCATACTTCCCTTCTGGATGA